TTTCgcccctttttttattgtggaaaatTAAGCTCTTTGATCTGGATTCAAAGTTGGAGTGTGCAGCGTAAAATGTGCCCCGCTGAATGAGATTTGTACCAGCAGCTCTCAGTCCTCACAGATTGCCTGTAAGTCACATGCTCTCTTCTGTCACCTAGCAACAGTAAAGCAAAGGCAAAAGTTCCTCAGGAGAACCTCCAATCTGTCTGAGGAAAGCTTTGTGCTCAACCTTTAAAGTAAGAGGtgaaacttttagctttgaAAACCAGATGTCCCTGTTGGTGAATGCCTCAGAAACACCAGAGATTCTGTTATTCacttaaatgctttttaaaatatattgtagGCAATgctattttcattttctctgaaaGAAATACTTAGTCTATAATATGGCAACAGTTCGGCTTTAGCTCTTCTTGATGAGCAACAAGTGCACAGTCACATGTAGCTCCTCAATTAATTACTCAGCTGTGTGAGCAGAAGAAAAGAGCACCACTTACCCTCAGAATGGCACCATCTAACGCAACATATGAAGAGGAGAAGGGCTTTAAGCAGCAGTGCTCTCCACATTCTGGCTGGTCCGTCCAGCTCCGCGGTGCAGATGGAGGAGCTGTGAGGACTGAGGTTGGGATGCTGTTgctttcctctctctttcttttggCCCTCTGGTTGATGAAAAGGGGCGTGCACAAAGGCCTCCCCCCCCTTTCCACCAAGCCAGCCTCGGCCCACTGGATAAATCCCCTCTCTCTGGCCCTGGAAGCTGCATAATACCATGCAAGTTCGAGCCGTCCCAGTGATTTTACACTCACAGCAGGCTACTGTGCTTATTATTTTGCCCCACGCTTGGGGACGAACAGAGGGTCTATGTATCTGTGCTTGGAGCACGTTAgagttaaataaactgatagataaatgagataaatacaaaaaaaacagcaagctTTGCATTTAGAAGTCATCAGCATGagtatttttacatgtaaattcactttaaaatttttaatgtgaaagaaGCATAATGTTGCAtcacttcaaacaaaaaaacaaactttgcttcatttttttgttgttgttgtttgtttgtttttttgtaaaaagctCAGCAGCGTCCCCTGGCGGCCGAGCGGCGGAACAAACACCTGCTCCGCTGAGCAACCATGAGCGCGCGGCGCCTCCGCTATGGTTGCTATTGGCAACTGAAAACTTGGCAAAAACCTCCACTGTTGAGCCCAGCTCTGAGGGGGGGAACAGCCTAAATTATCAAGGTGTTTCTGTGTGGCATATCATGTCGACTCCTCGAAGAAATATAGAAGATGTCATAAAGGTGGAGGTGCGTAAAGATGactttagaaaactttaaatcttcTCTGAGGTTTAGTTTCCCAAAACagcattattgtttttaatgaattgaTGCTTTCCAAACTTActcattgtgtgaatgcttttaagcattcacaccattgttttcctgtttctctttaattgtgtgaatgcttttaagcattcacaccattgttttcctgtttctctttaattNNNNNNNNNNNNNNNNNNNNNNNNNNNNNNNNNNNNNNNNNNNNNNNNNNNNNNNNNNNNNNNNNNNNNNNNNNNNNNNNNNNNNNNNNNNNNNNNNNNNNNNNNNNNNNNNNNNNNNNNNNNNNNNNNNNNNNNNNNNNNNNNNNNNNNNNNNNNNNNNNNNNNNNNNNNNNNNNNNNNNNNNNNNNNNNNNNNNNNNNNNNNNNNNNNNNNNNNNNNNNNNNNNNNNNNNNNNNNNNNNNNNNNNNNNNNNNNNNNNNNNNNNNNNNNNNNNNNNNNNNNNNNNNNNNNNNNNNNNNNNNNNNNNNNNNNNNNNNNNNNNNNNNNNNNNNNNNNNNNNNNNNNNNNNNNNNNNNNNNNNNNNNNNNNNNNNNNNNNNNNNNNNNNNNNNNNNNNNNNNNNNNNNNNNNNNNNNNNNNNNNNNNNNNNNNNNNNNNNNNNNNNNNNNNNNNNNNNNNNNNNNNNNNNNNNNNNNNNNNNNNNNNNNNNNNNNNNNNNNNNNNNNNNNNNNNNNNNNNNNNNNNNNNNNNNNNNNNNNNNNNNNNNNNNNNNNNNNNNNNNNNNNNNNNNNNNNNNNNNNNNNNNNNNNNNNNNNNNNNNNNNNNNNNNNNNNNTTTTAAGGGTTGTTAAGGTGTTATTATaaattgttctgctgttttaagggtttgttctgaagttttactggtctgttctgctgtttttaaggatttttttgcttttttattaatagttctgctgttttaatgtcctTTCAGGCGTTCTTAaggttttgctatttttaggttctgttctgctttttgggatgttttcaaggttctttcagctatttttcaggattcttgtgctgtttcaaggattgttctgcaattttaaggatcattctgctaattttaagtattgttctgttatttttaaggattattctgttacttttaagcatttttctgcagttttaagggtttgttccgcctagtttcagcttcttcagcagctttcagtcaaatcattcagcaaaaaagcattcacactgcattttcgcaggaaatgcaatttctctagttttatttatttctaatgaAGTGCAAGCGCACATCACTGAAAAGGTTTCAGTTTGTTATTAACAATTGCTTCATAGTTtcaggtttgtttctgtttaatttctgtgtgactttttacagttttaccgATTTTAATAAGTGAATTTGTCTGTGCAATTCTGAGCTGCATTAGTTTGTAAAAATCTATTTTGCTTTGAGCGTTGTTGTGTTTTACACAATTCTGCATTTCTTCATCTCAAGGTCCACACagcaaaattttatttatttatttttcactttaaaaaaaacgtagtaggtctgttttttctgtctcagatttttagatttttttttttttaaaccaaagttttGTCATCGCAACCTGCTTTTCTTTATGTAATCTCAAGGTATTAAGCTAATGTGTTCACACTGCTTTATGAAAGATTGTTGCAGTGTTTCTGGGTACTTTGCAGTAtccataaataaatagataaaccTAAAGAACTGCACAGCTGAAAATATCAAAGCATTTATGTGTTGAGTATTGACTATGTTGTCTTGCTTGGTGCAGCTTCCTGGCCACAGTTTTCACTCAGTCGTTTTCTGCTCTCTCTTGATGGTGTTCAGGGTCACGGGAGGGCCGGTGCCTATCCCAGCAATCAGCGGGAGAGAAGCATCATGATACCTTCTGGACAGGTCGGCCTGTGACACGGCCAGCACAGAGACAGAACGACCACACACTCCCACCTGAGGGCAATTTAGAATCgccatgcatgtttttggcctgtgggaggaagatgaagatacCCGGAGATAGCCTGTGCacgcacaaggagaacatgcaaattccacacaaaaaaaaaggctttgggCCAAAATCTGAACCCACATCCTTCTTGCTCTTAGGCTACAGTGCTTACCCCTGCTCAACTGCACCCCCTACTGCTGTTCTTTATACTTCTATTTTGATATGTGttgtatttacataaatatttgttttattgcaatATATTATGCTCAAAaatatacgtgtgtgtgtgccagaCTAATTTACTAAAACTCATGACTGAGTCTCATGGACCTTGCAGGAGacaaagtaggaaaaaaacTAAGAGCCCTTTGCAACGCTGAGGAATAAAACTGCATCTTACAGGAAGAAATCAGttacagagagggagagagaagttgcttttatattttaccacatgctgttttgcttttgttcccAGCATGCAGAAGGTATTCAAAAGTCAGATGAGAACCCTCCAGGCCTTGCTGTGGAGGACTTTGCAGAGACGCGGATGCTGTGGTCCAGAATAGATGAGCAGTCGAGTTTGATCTGCGCGCTGAAGGACAGAGCTGATGAAATGCTGCTACGATATCAAGCCCTGCAGAAAATTAACTCGGACCTCGAAGACCAAGCGGCCCACCGCCAGGAGGAACtggacagagaaagagagaaagcagAGACATTAGAAGAAAGATATGCAGATTTGGCCGCCAACAATCAGGCAATCATTTCTTTCATGGAGGAGCACAAAGAGCAGAATGCCCAAttaaagctggaaaacaaacGGCTACAGCTGGAAAACGATTCTCAGTTTTCCCCAAAATTACAGGAGAAAGAAGAATCAGTTCAAAAGCTCATACAAGAAGTCAAgctgctaaaagaaaaacttacaCTTAAAGACAATGAATACAGGTAAGTTTCTTAAACTTGTTTACTAATATAGCTACTCATGTTTAAGTTAAAGCTACACTGCCAAACATTTACTTTGTGAGCTTCCAAAATGTGATGTTAAGAGCTTTATAAGTTATTGTacacaaaatattatttgaaaTTCATGTTGGATCAAATTAAGCAATCTTTGAAAATGTCACTTGTAGTCTTGGGAAGCCACAAAGGGCATTTTTACCTACTTATATACCATTTCAGTAATAATTTGTACACATTTCGTTTAATTGGTGCATCATATCACATGACTAAAGGGAGAAATTAGCTGAATGTGAGTCAAAACTCAGAGAACAAGCAGCTCAACATCAAGCCAAGGAGGAACAGCTACTCAGTCTGTTGCTTGAAGCTCAACAACAACACATAAAAGCTGTGGAAACTTATGAAGGTACGTAGAGTAAGAGGATGTTCATCCTTCCTATTACTGCAGCtacacatctgtaaaactttttgttgttcagacttTAAGCTGAAACTCAAAGAGACTAAAGACCAACGTGCGCTGAAGGAAATCAGCATGACAGAAAGCTTAGCAAATCTCAccaaagaaaaggacaaaatgctGATTATTTCAATGGAAAGAGAAAAAGTAATACAGGTATATGAGACACACTTATTGTCCGTACtaataaacacatctgcaaaataaaaacaaaattttaaaaaacaatcacttAAACATACAAATTGATCTTTACTACAGGAGCAACAGGAGGAAATCCAGCAGCTGGAAACAAAatggaaggaggagaagaaagctCGAATAAAGGCACAAAACAGGtggattttatttcagcaatCCTACTGCTGCAGGGGAAGTagtgaggagaaaaaacacTGTTTAGTCACAAGTTTGTAGCTCATTGTCACTAGAATATTTGCGTTAATGTGTTGAGAGAACGAGACACTTAAATCTAAAAAGAACTGTTAAATAATAACTGTAAGCTTTTAGTGCAGACCCTTAGCTTTATCTTGAATGTATTGATGTCCAAATTGAATTTAAGTGATTCATTTCTGAGCACCTTGCCCTGGATACTCTCAAAAGTACTGTTCTCATGGCCATTTAAGACATTTTGCCACCAACATGGCAACACTGTGGCAAGTCATCAACTTCGATCAGAAGCTTGAAGGAGATGGGTCACCGCATGGCAGCAGGttaatgtaaattaaatgtttggACGTTAATGTTAATCAGGTATTTACTGAGCGTCCACCATTAGCCACGTAGTCCTCCTCACTCCTTTTGCTAGCACTTTGCTCACACTTCAGCTTTCCAAGAAATAAATTTATTGGCACTTAATGGCAGATTGGACACCCAGCTAACAGGTATTGCATGCTTAATTTACAGAAATGaccattttattgtattaatcCATTTAATTAAGTTGCCGTGACATATTTCCAGTTGTGGCCATGGTGAATTAATTTCCCTGCCAGTATCACCATGGAGCTGTGTGCACTTGTCCTGCCGAGATTAATAAAACTCTAACTTTCCTCAGGTTTGCACTGGAGGCAGACGCAGTAAATGCAGACATAAGGGTGAAGTCTCTCCAGGCTACTCTGGATGAATCCATCACAACGATTCAGGAACTAAACAAGGTATGTTTTAATGTTGTACCTTGCcatatttaaaaattcaataaaagtaATAGAAGCCCAGTCATTCATGGCTAAtaacatgtttgtctgtttattttacaggacTTTGATGCTTTCAAGGACCACAGTGCCAGTCTTCTCACACAGGAAagggatttaaataaaaaacttcgCCATATGATTGGCTAAACCTTAGCAAATGCATGAGGCACAAATTTTCTTGCcaatttctattaaaaaaaaacctttcaggaAAAATGTTTACTTCTACTCTGCACAAACTCTTAGACATGTAAATAAATCGTAACAATGTTTTTCTGCCAGTTTATCATCCCGTTGAAGGACTACTGTAACATGGCCCACCATGTGGAAAGCCTATTCTGGCAAGTGATCATAGCCACCATATTTACTTGTGCTGCCAGTGAATATATGCTGGCACCAGTCTGCTATCCTGGTTGATCATCACCACTGCCATAGGAATGGGTGGACCGCTAGGACAGCATAACCCCTGCCTGGAAGGACAAGGAAACCAATGACAAAACAACAGTGCATATCGTCTACATTCTCCTCACATGAATAATAGTATGCAGGTCATTGTAGAGAACACATCGTCAAAATACACTtccttgttttaatgtttaatgctAATATTCCCCACATGTTGTCAGGACTAAGTGTGGGCTGTGTCTCTGTGGGACATGTCTGCGGCTACAATATACAACTAAggcaaaacatgacaaataatgTGCTTATCGTGGGTTTTAGTTGCCTTAACTTACTAAAGAATCCACACTTAACTCAAATGCATTAACTCGCATTTGAGAGGAGAGTCTGTGGCCAGGCCGATTCATTCACTGAGCATCATAAAccagtttgaataaaaaacaaaaaactaca
This genomic stretch from Kryptolebias marmoratus isolate JLee-2015 linkage group LG6, ASM164957v2, whole genome shotgun sequence harbors:
- the zgc:172182 gene encoding coiled-coil domain-containing protein 89; this encodes MSTPRRNIEDVIKVEGHGRAGAYPSNQRERSIMIPSGQHAEGIQKSDENPPGLAVEDFAETRMLWSRIDEQSSLICALKDRADEMLLRYQALQKINSDLEDQAAHRQEELDREREKAETLEERYADLAANNQAIISFMEEHKEQNAQLKLENKRLQLENDSQFSPKLQEKEESVQKLIQEVKLLKEKLTLKDNEYREKLAECESKLREQAAQHQAKEEQLLSLLLEAQQQHIKAVETYEDFKLKLKETKDQRALKEISMTESLANLTKEKDKMLIISMEREKVIQEQQEEIQQLETKWKEEKKARIKAQNRFALEADAVNADIRVKSLQATLDESITTIQELNKDFDAFKDHSASLLTQERDLNKKLRHMIG